TACTGGATGTCTTGATCTCTTCTACCAGATCGGGGATGAGATGATTTACGTTATAGCCAATGAAGATATGAATGTGGTCAGGCATAGAATTGATGGCCAGTAGTTTATGTTTATGATTTTGCACGATCCCTGTGATGTACATCTCTAATTCATTTTTCCATTGCTTCATAATCAGGGCTTCACGGTTCTTAACTGCAAAAACCAGATGAAAATAGGATTGTGTGTAGGTATTTGCCATAAATTGGATATTGTGGTGTATATAAATATCTCGGTGCGCTGCACCTACATTATAATTCGTTGATTTTGGGATAAATATCCCGGTGCGCTGCACCTATTAATATTGCGGTGCTACGCACCTATTTTTAATCCGTGGAATTTGCATTAAATAAAATGGTGCTCCGCCGCTGGTCCTTTTTTCAATATTTTGGTGCAGAGCACCAAAATATTTGTAGCATCCATATCCCACCAATCTCCACGTAGGTGCGTAGCACCGCAATATTTGTGGTGCGTAGCACCGCAATATTTGTGGTGCGTAGCACCGGAATATTTGTAGGTGCGTAGCACCGGAATATTTGTGGTGCGTAGCACCGTAACATTTGTAGGTGCGTAGCACCGCAATATTTGTAGGTGCGTAGCACCGGAATATTTGTGGTGCGTAGCACCGGAATATTTGTGGTGCGTAGCACCGGAATATTTGTGGTGCGTAGCACCGCAATATTTATTGCACCGTCTCCCGGAACCGGTAATAAACCTCTTTTTCGGTGAAGACCATCTCGATGATCTTCATCCGGATGAAATCCACCAGCAGTCCCTCGGCCTTGTGGCGCGAAATGCCCGCCACCTCGCATAACTCCGCCAGCGTGACGGTCCCGTTCCGGTCGAGGTAATCGAGAAACAGCCTCTCTTTTTCCGTATAGTGAATAACCACCCCATCCTCTTCCGGGGCCTTCTCCCAGACCTTCAACAGCACACGGTTTGCCAGCAGGTTTTGATCCTTCACACGGATATACGCCATCCACCTGCCGCTGGGCTCCAGCGCAAAATACGGCCGCTCATCCCCTTTTGCTATGACGACCTCCAGCACCGTCTTCCCCTCAACCTGCCACTCCTTGGTCGCATACCGCACCATCGGACGTGTGTACATCAGCGCTGCCGTCTCCACCATGTACTTCTCCTCCTCCGACCGGATGCCGGCAATCACGCCATTGTCCTTCACCCCGATCAGCAACGTACCACCATCCGTATTCGAAAAGGCCACCAGCGTCCGCGCAATCTTCCGTGAATCGGAAATCTCAAACTTGAAATCAAGGCTCTGATTCTCGCCCTGCTTGATCAGATCGGTTATGTGATGGGACTTCAAAACGGTATTTTTGTTCGTTGTTGCAAGCTATCTGAATCGGCTATCGGCTATCTGCTATCTGCTATCTGAATTGACAGATTGCCGATTGCCGATTGCTGATTGCCGTTTGCCGATCCTACACCACCACCACCCTTCCCCATCCCTGGCCGAGGTCGTTGTGGAAATCGTAATAGACACCCACAATCCGCAGCTCGTCGTTTTTGATGAGCCGGGCATAGCGCACGGTTGCCATCCGCACCTGATAGCGGATGTTCTCAAAGATGTTCTCCAGCAGTTGATCCTCATTGTCGCCAATGACATACGGACCGCCGGGACAGGCAGGCAGGGTGAGCAATTCCCGCCGGATCGTATCCGGCTCCCCCATCACCCCTTTCATGCGGGCCTTGATTGCACCGCAGTCGGAATGCCCGACAATGACCAGCAGCGGCGTTTTCAAATGGTAAACGGCATAATCAAGGGATCCCTCGCAGGTGGACACCTGGTTGCCAATGTTTCGTATGACGAATACGTTGTTCACCGATTCCTGCGACAGGATGCGGGAACATACCCGCGAGTCGGAACAGGTAAGCATCGTGACGCGTGGTGATTGCCCGTGCGCGTGGGCCTGGAAATACGCGGGATCGTGCGACTGAACGAAAATATCATTGTCGCTGAGGATCCTGTCGATCAACTCTTGATGAATGGTCATAGGAAAAATGTTGTTGGCTCCGGAAAATTTACACTGTACCCTACCCCTGCACGAGGTTGTGTCAAAAGGGATTATTATAATGAAAACCGCAATGACGCAAAGACGCAAAGTCCTCATAATCAATATTTTTTTTCTTAGCGGCTTCGCGGCTTTGCGGTGTAAAATGACTTTTGACACAACCTCACGGGGGAGGAGTATATTAAATTTGTCTGTTTTCGGCAAATATATTCAAAGGAAGCCAATTACCCATCATCAATTCGTGGGTATGATCCTGACCTTTATTTCCCCGGCTATGTCCAGTGCGGTGGTCAGCGTGCTCAGGTCGGGATTCAGTGAGCCGTCGGCTCCGCTGTAATGCGAATGTCCAATGGGAACGAGCACATACTCCTGCTCCGGTTCCGACAGGTCAATGGTGGCACGGTAGACCACGGCAGGCTGTGCGGAGCCCCGGTAATCCTGATCGTCAGGAAAGAGGCCATTGTTCCAGTAGTCGTTCCAGTCCCACGACTGATTGATCTCAAAAAGGATGTTGACCTTACCGGTCAGGACCTGATCCGTACGCGTCTTCAGTACGAAATCCCCCGGCGGTGTTGGGCCGGTGTAAGCGTCCGGAACGGGATTCAGCGGATCAGGGACGAACAGGCCATCCGATGCTTCGATGCCCCGCTGGTGCCCCCAGTAGGGCAGTGCCGCGGGCCGGCGCACCGTGCCGGGCAGCCATTCGCCACTCGACTTGTCCCCGTGGCCGTAAATGCTGGTGGCAACGGATTTGTTAACGTACAGCGTCTGGAGGTACTTACCGTCGGTATCCTCCACCCAGATGGCCATCATCGGGTGATTATGTTGCTCCCCGGCCAGCATCTTCACTTCCAGGGCAACTCCCTTCCCCCCCAGGTTCGTCTGCAGGACAAGGGTCTCCGCAGGCGCGGATTTCATCCTGCCCTGCTGCAAATGACTGCTGCACGAAAAGGCGAATAATGTTATAGAAAGCATTATCAATCCCAAACTATATTTCTTCATCTTATTGTGAATTTTAATACTAAAAATGCAACTATCGTTATATATAAATATATTTCTCCTCTCTCCTCTCTCCTTTCTCCTCTCTCCTCTCAAATTCCATGTACCTTAGAACTCCACAATCACCCCCACCGTCGGCAGCACCGTCCCTGTGTCGCCTCCGATTTCCCTCAGCACATACCGCGTGGGATCAGCGGGATTGATCACCGGAACGCCGTTCGCATCGAGGTTCGTATAATCAGGAGCCGTCTCGGCCTTAAAGTTATAGACATTTTGGATATCCACATACAGATTCAGTGACCATTTCTTAAAGAAAAACTCTTTATCGACACGGACATCCAGCTGATGGAACCGGGTCAGCCGTAGGGTATTGTACCGGTCGTAATCCGGAATGGCACGGTTATTCACCTCCCAGGATTCGATCAGGCTCGACTGGTCGAGGTCAGCAGGCGTATAGGGCGCTCCGCCCACAAAACGCCATTTCACTCCTGCGTTCCAGGTTTTGGCAAACTGGCGGATCACCGTGATGTTGAACAGATGCTTGTTGTCCCACGCCGAAGCGATGTAGTCATCCTTGTTGTTGGTGAACTCGCTTCTGACGAGGGTATAGGATGACAGGATGTTGAATCCCATCAGGTCGGTGTCCCTGAAATAGATCTCCAGTCCATAGGTCCTCCCCTTTGATGTCGAAGTAACGGCCTCATTTTCCGCCCTGAACCAAACCGGTACCACTTCCTGAAATAAAATGATGCCACCAA
This genomic interval from Bacteroidales bacterium contains the following:
- a CDS encoding transposase, which translates into the protein MANTYTQSYFHLVFAVKNREALIMKQWKNELEMYITGIVQNHKHKLLAINSMPDHIHIFIGYNVNHLIPDLVEEIKTSSNAWIKQMKYTNITMCICLISMMMQH
- a CDS encoding ATP-binding protein, with product MKSHHITDLIKQGENQSLDFKFEISDSRKIARTLVAFSNTDGGTLLIGVKDNGVIAGIRSEEEKYMVETAALMYTRPMVRYATKEWQVEGKTVLEVVIAKGDERPYFALEPSGRWMAYIRVKDQNLLANRVLLKVWEKAPEEDGVVIHYTEKERLFLDYLDRNGTVTLAELCEVAGISRHKAEGLLVDFIRMKIIEMVFTEKEVYYRFRETVQ
- a CDS encoding carbonic anhydrase; translation: MTIHQELIDRILSDNDIFVQSHDPAYFQAHAHGQSPRVTMLTCSDSRVCSRILSQESVNNVFVIRNIGNQVSTCEGSLDYAVYHLKTPLLVIVGHSDCGAIKARMKGVMGEPDTIRRELLTLPACPGGPYVIGDNEDQLLENIFENIRYQVRMATVRYARLIKNDELRIVGVYYDFHNDLGQGWGRVVVV
- a CDS encoding TonB-dependent receptor encodes the protein GGIILFQEVVPVWFRAENEAVTSTSKGRTYGLEIYFRDTDLMGFNILSSYTLVRSEFTNNKDDYIASAWDNKHLFNITVIRQFAKTWNAGVKWRFVGGAPYTPADLDQSSLIESWEVNNRAIPDYDRYNTLRLTRFHQLDVRVDKEFFFKKWSLNLYVDIQNVYNFKAETAPDYTNLDANGVPVINPADPTRYVLREIGGDTGTVLPTVGVIVEF